A genomic stretch from Petrimonas mucosa includes:
- a CDS encoding RagB/SusD family nutrient uptake outer membrane protein — translation MNKRTDIIKKIKLAALVLIVGLTACNKYLNVVPDDGMATIETAFNLRSTAIRYLGTCYSYMTEEGASQYDPALLGGDELWDLVGRKITNTSGRVPSNMFQIARGLQNATTVYGNDWADMYQGIRCCDILVENIDDVPDMQEWEKKQWKAEVKFLKAYYHFNLIRKWGPIPIIRESLPIDATVEEVRVFRDPIDECFDFVIELLDEAIPDLPLENASVDEYGRVNQAIAAALKARVMVYAASPLFNNNVDQASLIDSRGVQLFAQGKSETEQLKRWENAVEACKTAIDLAEQANKKLYQYDNSYRVNDTLFLDFTLRGMMCQRWNEEIIWGNTQTNWTQLSMWQRLTVPNLQYKSLGWKESLSCYAFIGVPLKIAEQFYTRNGLPLNFDKDRQGVNELSLREGDAAHAYYIEQGYITAQLNFDREPRFYAFLGFDGGKWVGALTNYNDLQPGDIFTVENRMGKALAKSSGESGPVTGYYAKKMYPYRNRMSADNSALSTYWYPWPMIRLADLYLLYAEAINEAEGPTGPRSAEMFKYINAVRERAAIPDVKTSWDVHSTSPGRYNTKAGMREIIHRERLNELAFESQRFWDLRRWKEASLEYSKNIYGFRVLSFTPEEYYKKLLIAEQPFAQRDYFWPIQTATLERNPNLLQNLGW, via the coding sequence ATGAATAAGCGAACAGATATAATTAAGAAAATAAAATTAGCCGCGCTCGTGTTAATTGTTGGGTTAACGGCTTGTAATAAATACCTGAACGTGGTGCCAGATGATGGAATGGCAACTATTGAGACGGCTTTTAATTTGCGCTCTACTGCCATACGTTATTTGGGTACTTGTTACTCTTATATGACGGAAGAGGGTGCATCGCAGTATGACCCGGCGTTATTGGGAGGTGATGAGTTGTGGGACCTTGTAGGACGAAAAATAACGAATACAAGTGGACGCGTGCCTAGTAATATGTTTCAAATAGCACGTGGATTGCAGAATGCTACAACGGTGTATGGTAATGATTGGGCAGATATGTATCAAGGTATCCGCTGTTGTGATATTTTGGTGGAGAATATTGATGACGTTCCCGATATGCAAGAGTGGGAAAAGAAACAATGGAAAGCTGAAGTGAAATTTCTCAAAGCCTATTATCATTTCAACCTGATTCGTAAATGGGGACCAATTCCCATTATAAGAGAGAGCTTGCCTATTGACGCGACTGTTGAAGAAGTAAGGGTGTTTCGTGATCCTATTGACGAATGTTTTGACTTTGTGATTGAACTGCTGGATGAGGCTATACCCGATCTTCCTTTGGAAAACGCCTCTGTAGATGAGTACGGAAGAGTTAATCAGGCTATTGCTGCTGCGTTGAAAGCGCGTGTAATGGTGTACGCTGCCAGTCCTTTGTTTAACAACAATGTGGATCAGGCTTCATTGATAGATTCAAGAGGTGTTCAGTTGTTTGCACAAGGAAAATCGGAAACGGAACAGCTAAAAAGATGGGAAAATGCTGTTGAAGCATGTAAAACTGCAATTGATTTAGCAGAGCAAGCTAATAAAAAGCTGTATCAATACGACAATTCGTACAGAGTAAATGACACTTTGTTCCTCGATTTTACATTGCGTGGCATGATGTGTCAGCGTTGGAATGAAGAGATTATTTGGGGGAACACTCAGACCAATTGGACGCAGTTGTCTATGTGGCAGCGACTTACGGTTCCAAACTTACAGTATAAATCATTAGGTTGGAAAGAGTCTTTAAGCTGTTATGCTTTTATTGGTGTTCCGTTGAAAATTGCTGAGCAATTCTATACTCGCAACGGGCTTCCTCTTAACTTCGATAAAGACCGACAGGGGGTAAATGAACTTTCGCTTCGCGAAGGCGATGCTGCACACGCCTATTATATTGAGCAAGGCTACATAACCGCTCAACTGAACTTTGACCGTGAACCTCGCTTCTACGCCTTCTTAGGTTTCGATGGCGGTAAATGGGTGGGTGCTTTAACCAATTACAACGACTTACAACCCGGCGATATCTTTACCGTTGAAAACCGTATGGGTAAAGCGCTGGCAAAAAGTAGTGGGGAATCCGGTCCCGTTACAGGATACTATGCCAAAAAGATGTATCCATACAGAAATCGTATGAGTGCAGACAATAGTGCTTTGTCAACCTATTGGTATCCTTGGCCCATGATTCGCCTTGCCGATCTGTATCTGCTTTATGCGGAGGCGATTAATGAAGCAGAAGGACCAACCGGACCACGTAGCGCGGAAATGTTTAAATACATCAATGCGGTGCGTGAACGTGCGGCTATTCCCGACGTAAAAACTTCTTGGGATGTGCACAGTACTTCTCCCGGAAGATATAATACCAAAGCGGGTATGCGTGAAATTATCCATAGAGAAAGATTGAATGAATTGGCTTTCGAAAGCCAGCGTTTCTGGGACTTAAGACGTTGGAAAGAGGCAAGTCTTGAATATTCAAAAAATATATATGGATTTAGAGTGCTTTCGTTTACACCTGAGGAGTATTATAAGAAACTTTTAATTGCCGAACAACCTTTTGCGCAGAGAGATTACTTCTGGCCCATTCAAACGGCTACACTTGAAAGAAACCCGAACCTTCTACAGAATTTGGGTTGGTAA
- a CDS encoding SusC/RagA family TonB-linked outer membrane protein — MRKKCNLVLYLLFLLLIAPSQLLAQQVTVKGRVLEKETGEPLPGASIVVESTPRGVSTDIDGTFEIKVTSSDKLVFSFLGMESQTIAVRDKTFIEVQLSPASSELDEVTIVAFGKQKKESVIGAITTVSPADLKVPSSNLTTALAGNVAGVIAYQRSGEPGQDNADFFVRGITTFGTNTNPLILIDNIELTSTDLARLQPDDIESFSIMKDATATALYGARGANGVIHVTTKRGQEGAAKVFVRLETSLSAPTQTVELADPVTYMKAYNEAITTRDPLGDLMYSYDKIEQTGKPNANRLIYPSNDWYSMMFKDYSNSNRANVSIRGGGKVATYYVSGAFTHDTGILKVDKRNTFNNNIDSKNYTLRSNIDINTGPTTKLAIRLTGNFDDYTGPLNGGSAVYSQVLHSDPVLFPPYYPIDEDHIGIKHILFGNYGDGGYINPYAEMVKGYKDYDRSQMIAAVELNQKLDFITKGLNFMTLFNLTRYSDFTVTRSFRPYWYTLGNYDSYTGEYKISRLNENGTDYLTYGEGAKNVISTMYSESRLNWGREFGRSNVTGLLVFTVRERLTANPGSLQLSLPSRNAGLSGRFTYGWDGKYFSEFNFGYNGSERFSKNHRWGFFPSFGLAWVVSKENFFKPLNKVVNNLKLRYSYGLVGNDNIGSSYNRFYYLSEMAMNDAGRTSYYGENRGVSSTGISVLRYANDAITWEKSLKQNYAVELGLFNKIDVIAEYFTEYRSDIFMSRADITNTMGLQAGISANIGEASARGVDIQADYKQSWNKDFWTSARANFTYSTSKYEVYEEPEYKEYWRQHVGYSIGQQWGFIAERLFIDDEEALNSPSQAAFGSQYGGGDIKYTDVNQDGVITDADRVPIGNPVTPEIIYGFGVSTGYKGLDVSVFFQGLANESFWINAPDMAPFVGNTQLLKSIHDSHWSEDNRDIYAFWPRYSAYYNSNNMPYSTWWMRDGSFLRLKQVELGYTLPQKFVNKLHLSNLRVYMSGTNLFCWSNFKMWDPEMGRSALNYPIQRVINVGLNLTL; from the coding sequence ATGAGAAAAAAATGCAACTTAGTTTTGTACCTCCTCTTTCTCTTGTTAATCGCTCCTTCGCAATTGCTGGCACAGCAAGTTACAGTCAAAGGGCGGGTACTCGAAAAAGAGACAGGTGAACCGCTGCCTGGTGCAAGCATTGTTGTTGAGAGTACCCCCCGGGGTGTATCAACCGACATTGACGGAACCTTTGAAATTAAGGTCACTTCTTCTGACAAACTTGTCTTTTCATTTTTGGGCATGGAGTCCCAAACAATAGCTGTCAGAGATAAAACCTTCATTGAAGTACAGTTGTCACCTGCGAGCAGTGAGCTTGATGAAGTAACGATTGTCGCTTTCGGAAAACAAAAGAAAGAGAGTGTGATTGGGGCAATAACCACCGTTAGCCCTGCAGACTTAAAAGTTCCCTCCAGCAACTTGACCACGGCATTGGCAGGGAATGTGGCAGGGGTTATCGCATATCAGAGATCCGGTGAGCCGGGTCAGGATAACGCAGACTTCTTCGTCCGTGGTATTACCACTTTTGGTACTAACACAAATCCTTTGATCTTAATTGATAATATTGAATTGACAAGTACCGACTTGGCCCGTTTACAGCCAGATGACATTGAGAGTTTCTCCATCATGAAAGATGCTACAGCTACGGCTCTTTACGGTGCTCGCGGAGCAAACGGTGTAATTCACGTAACAACCAAAAGAGGGCAGGAAGGTGCTGCTAAAGTGTTTGTTCGTTTAGAGACATCTCTTTCGGCACCCACGCAAACAGTTGAATTGGCTGATCCTGTTACCTACATGAAGGCGTACAACGAAGCCATTACTACCAGAGACCCGCTGGGAGACCTGATGTATAGCTACGATAAGATTGAGCAAACGGGTAAACCCAATGCTAACCGTTTAATCTACCCAAGTAATGATTGGTATAGTATGATGTTTAAGGATTACTCCAACAGCAACCGTGCCAATGTTTCTATTCGTGGGGGAGGTAAAGTAGCCACTTATTATGTTTCCGGTGCATTTACTCACGACACGGGAATTTTAAAAGTGGATAAACGCAATACGTTTAATAACAACATTGATTCTAAAAACTACACACTTCGTTCCAATATCGATATCAATACAGGGCCAACCACTAAATTGGCTATCCGCTTAACCGGTAACTTCGATGATTATACCGGACCGTTAAATGGAGGTAGCGCGGTTTACAGTCAGGTGCTTCACTCCGATCCTGTGTTGTTTCCTCCCTATTATCCCATAGATGAGGATCATATCGGAATTAAGCATATCTTATTCGGAAATTATGGTGATGGTGGCTATATCAACCCTTACGCTGAAATGGTAAAAGGTTATAAAGACTACGACCGTTCGCAGATGATTGCAGCGGTGGAGTTGAATCAAAAGCTTGATTTTATCACCAAAGGCTTAAACTTTATGACACTGTTTAACCTTACACGTTATTCAGACTTCACGGTTACCAGAAGTTTCAGACCTTACTGGTACACGTTGGGCAACTACGACTCCTACACGGGTGAATACAAAATTTCACGTTTGAATGAAAACGGTACCGATTATCTGACCTATGGTGAGGGAGCCAAGAATGTAATTAGTACTATGTATTCGGAAAGCCGATTAAATTGGGGACGTGAGTTCGGTCGTAGCAATGTGACCGGATTGTTGGTGTTTACCGTTCGGGAAAGATTAACAGCAAACCCGGGTTCGCTTCAGCTCTCGCTTCCTTCTCGAAACGCCGGATTGTCAGGACGTTTCACCTACGGATGGGATGGAAAATACTTCTCGGAGTTTAACTTCGGTTACAACGGTTCTGAGCGTTTCTCAAAAAATCACCGTTGGGGATTCTTCCCCTCGTTTGGTCTTGCTTGGGTAGTTTCTAAAGAAAACTTTTTCAAACCGCTTAATAAAGTGGTTAATAACCTGAAGCTGCGTTACTCATACGGATTGGTGGGAAACGATAATATCGGCTCCAGCTATAACCGTTTCTACTATTTATCGGAAATGGCTATGAATGATGCCGGCAGAACATCTTATTACGGAGAGAATCGGGGAGTATCTTCTACCGGAATTTCCGTGTTGCGATACGCCAATGATGCCATTACATGGGAAAAGTCTTTGAAACAAAACTATGCCGTGGAATTAGGCTTATTTAATAAAATTGATGTTATTGCTGAATATTTCACCGAATATCGCTCCGATATCTTTATGTCTCGGGCAGATATAACGAATACAATGGGGCTTCAAGCCGGTATTTCGGCAAACATTGGAGAAGCATCGGCAAGAGGTGTTGATATACAAGCTGACTACAAGCAAAGCTGGAACAAAGATTTTTGGACATCCGCTCGTGCTAACTTTACCTACTCTACAAGCAAATATGAGGTGTATGAGGAGCCTGAGTACAAGGAATATTGGCGTCAACACGTAGGATACTCAATCGGACAACAATGGGGGTTCATAGCTGAGCGCTTGTTTATTGATGATGAAGAGGCGTTAAACAGTCCTTCACAAGCTGCGTTCGGTTCTCAATACGGTGGTGGTGATATCAAATATACCGATGTAAATCAGGACGGTGTAATTACTGACGCGGATAGAGTTCCTATTGGGAATCCCGTTACTCCCGAAATTATTTACGGGTTTGGAGTTTCTACAGGTTACAAAGGGCTCGATGTATCGGTGTTTTTCCAGGGATTAGCAAACGAATCTTTCTGGATTAATGCGCCTGATATGGCACCGTTTGTGGGCAACACCCAACTCTTGAAAAGCATTCATGATAGCCATTGGAGCGAAGATAATCGCGATATTTACGCATTTTGGCCCCGCTACAGTGCTTACTACAATAGCAATAATATGCCTTATAGTACCTGGTGGATGAGAGACGGTTCGTTTTTGCGCTTAAAACAAGTGGAGTTGGGTTATACCCTTCCGCAAAAATTTGTCAATAAGCTACATCTTTCGAACCTCCGTGTGTATATGTCAGGTACAAACTTGTTCTGTTGGAGCAATTTTAAGATGTGGGACCCTGAAATGGGACGTTCAGCACTAAATTATCCCATTCAGCGAGTGATTAACGTAGGTTTGAATTTAACGTTATAA
- a CDS encoding IS1595 family transposase, whose translation MNILDFAINYPDEESCRKKFKEQRDQMGVTCRHCNCKEHYWLENKQAYECKRCRARQTLRSGTVMQHSNLPYRYWFVAMHLLTATKGSFSAAELQRQLGHKRYQPIWEMVNKLRDVMGKRDDEYTLEGAIELDDAFFSTEISLEERDKPLKRGRGSQKKTKVLVMAESKTVENPKPGKKPKKVRYLKMKVISDLKSGTITRNVKEHVESTADLTTDDSTSYTKLKEHVHSHTASVIPHQDLSKVLPWVHTAISNAKRQLLGVYYKIKPEYLQYYLNQFCYKFNRRYFGENQFERLLIAAVTYAPDFKSRIYNRNYCG comes from the coding sequence ATGAATATCCTGGATTTTGCTATAAATTACCCCGATGAGGAATCCTGTCGGAAAAAATTCAAAGAACAAAGAGACCAAATGGGAGTAACCTGTCGTCATTGTAATTGTAAAGAACATTATTGGCTGGAAAACAAGCAGGCCTATGAATGCAAGCGTTGTCGCGCACGCCAAACCTTGCGTTCAGGCACCGTCATGCAGCACTCCAACCTGCCTTACCGTTACTGGTTCGTGGCCATGCACCTGCTCACGGCGACCAAGGGCTCCTTTTCCGCGGCGGAGCTGCAGCGCCAGCTGGGGCACAAGCGTTACCAGCCCATATGGGAAATGGTCAATAAACTGCGTGACGTGATGGGCAAACGCGACGACGAGTACACCCTTGAGGGAGCCATCGAGTTGGACGACGCCTTCTTTTCCACCGAAATATCCCTTGAAGAGAGGGACAAACCGTTGAAGCGCGGCCGCGGGAGCCAAAAAAAGACCAAAGTGCTGGTAATGGCTGAAAGCAAAACCGTTGAAAACCCCAAGCCGGGTAAGAAACCCAAGAAGGTTAGATACCTGAAAATGAAAGTGATCAGTGACTTGAAGTCCGGTACAATTACAAGGAATGTCAAAGAGCACGTTGAAAGCACGGCGGATCTGACCACCGATGACTCAACATCTTACACTAAATTGAAAGAGCATGTTCATTCACATACGGCATCTGTTATTCCACACCAGGATCTTTCCAAGGTGCTGCCCTGGGTGCATACCGCGATCAGCAATGCCAAACGACAGCTCCTGGGCGTGTATTACAAGATAAAACCAGAATACTTGCAATATTACCTCAACCAGTTCTGTTATAAATTCAACAGGCGTTACTTCGGGGAAAACCAGTTTGAAAGACTGTTGATAGCCGCTGTAACGTATGCTCCTGATTTCAAGTCAAGAATTTACAATAGGAACTATTGCGGATAA
- a CDS encoding IS256 family transposase, which translates to MLLSKEQLSSVMAKHSERENGLHDLMEIMLESMMLAERREFLDQSKGNKGNGYRQGRSFGHGRVLEFRIPRDRYGNFHPKILALLRDQELECERLAGSLYCRGLTQGQVGEIFGEIYGEHYSKASISRMIDYLRSDVQEWLNRPLEGYYPIVLVDAIHIKIHRKRSVATEAFYVVLGVKEDKKREVLGIYNRPTESAAGWEDIFRDVQSRGAGHIGLLVSDGLTGLDSALSVVYPKTLLQRCVTHLKRNMLSKVRHGDKMELAEDLREVFRTGQKDYTKCEAWQNWTALCQKWGKDYRSIKRMGEDISYKYYFTYLQFHPRIQSMVYTTNWIERLNKDFRRVLKMRGAMPNEESVLVLIGKVAMDKDAYNRELPGIDRDKTLFPGE; encoded by the coding sequence ATGTTACTATCAAAGGAACAGCTTTCTTCCGTAATGGCCAAACATTCAGAGCGCGAAAACGGGTTACACGATTTAATGGAAATCATGCTTGAGAGTATGATGCTGGCAGAGCGTCGCGAGTTTTTAGACCAGTCAAAAGGTAACAAAGGGAATGGTTACCGTCAGGGTCGCAGTTTCGGGCATGGCCGTGTTCTGGAATTCAGGATTCCACGTGACCGTTACGGCAACTTCCATCCAAAGATTCTTGCATTGTTGCGTGACCAGGAACTGGAGTGCGAACGTTTGGCCGGCAGCCTTTATTGCAGGGGTTTGACCCAGGGGCAGGTCGGCGAGATCTTCGGTGAGATTTACGGTGAGCATTACAGCAAAGCCAGCATTTCGCGCATGATTGACTACTTGCGCTCCGATGTGCAGGAGTGGCTGAACCGTCCGTTGGAGGGTTATTACCCGATTGTATTGGTGGATGCCATCCATATCAAGATCCACCGTAAACGTTCAGTAGCCACTGAGGCTTTCTATGTGGTCCTGGGGGTGAAAGAGGACAAGAAGCGTGAGGTGCTGGGTATTTACAACCGCCCCACGGAGAGTGCCGCGGGCTGGGAAGATATCTTCCGGGATGTCCAAAGTCGTGGGGCAGGTCATATAGGACTGCTGGTAAGCGACGGGCTGACAGGCCTGGACTCGGCCCTGTCGGTCGTTTATCCGAAGACCCTGCTGCAGCGGTGCGTCACCCATTTGAAGCGCAACATGCTCTCCAAAGTGCGCCATGGTGACAAAATGGAGCTGGCGGAAGATTTACGCGAAGTGTTCCGTACGGGCCAGAAAGACTACACCAAGTGCGAAGCCTGGCAAAACTGGACGGCACTTTGCCAAAAATGGGGAAAGGATTACAGGAGCATCAAAAGGATGGGGGAGGATATTTCCTACAAATATTACTTCACCTATCTGCAATTCCACCCCCGTATCCAGTCAATGGTCTACACCACAAATTGGATAGAGCGGCTTAACAAGGACTTCCGGCGCGTATTGAAGATGCGAGGGGCAATGCCCAATGAGGAGTCGGTACTGGTACTCATCGGTAAAGTGGCGATGGACAAGGATGCTTATAACAGGGAATTACCCGGTATTGACAGGGACAAGACGTTGTTCCCCGGTGAGTGA
- a CDS encoding IS982 family transposase, translated as MITTDKVIEIFCIADDFCAEYENEIRNHQLQAGDITKRRNRKTQMSQSEIIAVMVCFHCGTFHNFKNYYLFYICKHMKSYFPNAVSYNRFVELQPRVIVPFMLLLKLFGFGECTGITYVDSTPIKVCHNKRIHSNKVFRDLAQRGKSTMGWFFGFKLHLVCNEKGELLNFSLTKGNVDDRNPDVINVLTKDLFGKLYADKGYISTKLFEMLFDQGVHLVTGIRSNMKNSLMSFRDKILLRKRSVIESINDELKNICQIEHSRHRSTHNFIMNIIAALVAYCFFPKKPSIKFEVEKSSQLTIWG; from the coding sequence ATGATCACAACAGACAAAGTTATTGAAATATTTTGTATTGCCGACGATTTTTGTGCAGAATATGAGAATGAAATCCGGAATCACCAACTTCAAGCAGGTGACATAACGAAAAGGAGAAACAGGAAAACGCAAATGTCCCAGAGCGAGATTATTGCCGTGATGGTCTGCTTCCACTGTGGAACCTTTCATAATTTCAAGAATTATTACCTGTTTTATATTTGCAAGCACATGAAGAGCTATTTTCCAAATGCCGTTTCCTACAACCGTTTTGTCGAGTTGCAACCCAGGGTGATTGTACCTTTCATGCTGTTGCTCAAACTCTTTGGATTTGGTGAATGCACAGGCATTACATATGTGGATAGCACTCCAATCAAAGTATGTCATAACAAGCGTATCCACTCGAATAAAGTATTCAGGGATTTGGCACAAAGAGGGAAAAGTACGATGGGCTGGTTTTTTGGATTCAAGCTTCATCTGGTCTGTAATGAAAAGGGTGAATTGCTGAATTTCTCTCTCACAAAAGGCAATGTCGACGATAGAAACCCTGACGTAATCAATGTTCTTACCAAAGATCTTTTCGGTAAACTATATGCAGACAAGGGTTACATCAGCACAAAGCTCTTCGAGATGCTGTTTGACCAGGGAGTTCATTTAGTGACCGGTATACGCTCAAATATGAAAAATTCCCTGATGTCATTCCGCGACAAGATTCTCTTACGCAAAAGATCTGTAATTGAGTCCATCAATGATGAACTGAAGAATATCTGCCAGATAGAACATTCAAGGCATCGTTCCACACATAATTTCATCATGAACATAATTGCTGCATTGGTGGCATATTGTTTCTTTCCCAAAAAGCCTTCAATCAAATTTGAAGTGGAAAAGTCAAGTCAATTAACCATTTGGGGATAA
- a CDS encoding IS1595 family transposase, with translation MNILDFAINYPDEESCRKKFKEQRDQMGVTCRHCNCKEHYCYWLENKQAYECKRCRVRQTLRSGTVMQHSNLPYRYWFVAMHLLTATKGSFSAAELQRQLGHKRYQPIWEMVNKLRDVMGKRDDEYTLEGAIELDDAFFSTEISLEERDKPLKRGRGSQKKTKVLVMAESKTVENPKPGKKPKKVRYLKMKVISDLKSGTITRNVKEHVESTADLTTDDSTSYTKLKEHVHSHTASVIPHQDLSKVLPWVHTAISNAKRQLLGVYYKIKPEYLQYYLNQFCYKFNRRYFGENQFDRLLIAAVSCAPDFKSRIYNRNYCG, from the coding sequence ATGAATATCCTGGATTTTGCTATAAATTACCCCGATGAGGAATCCTGTCGGAAAAAATTTAAAGAACAAAGAGACCAAATGGGAGTAACCTGTCGTCATTGTAATTGTAAAGAACATTATTGTTATTGGCTGGAAAACAAGCAGGCCTATGAATGCAAGCGTTGTCGCGTACGCCAAACCTTGCGTTCAGGCACCGTCATGCAGCACTCCAACCTGCCTTACCGTTACTGGTTCGTGGCCATGCACCTGCTCACGGCGACCAAGGGCTCCTTTTCCGCGGCGGAGCTGCAGCGCCAGCTGGGGCACAAGCGTTACCAGCCCATATGGGAAATGGTCAATAAACTGCGTGACGTGATGGGCAAACGCGACGACGAGTACACCCTTGAGGGAGCCATCGAGTTGGACGACGCCTTCTTTTCCACCGAAATATCCCTTGAAGAGAGGGACAAACCGTTGAAGCGCGGCCGCGGGAGCCAAAAAAAGACCAAAGTGCTGGTAATGGCTGAAAGCAAAACCGTTGAAAACCCCAAGCCGGGTAAGAAACCCAAGAAGGTTAGATACCTGAAAATGAAAGTGATCAGTGACTTGAAGTCCGGTACAATTACAAGGAATGTCAAAGAGCACGTTGAAAGCACGGCGGATCTGACCACCGATGACTCAACATCTTACACTAAATTGAAAGAGCATGTTCATTCACATACGGCATCTGTTATTCCACACCAGGATCTTTCCAAGGTGCTGCCCTGGGTGCATACCGCGATCAGCAATGCCAAACGACAGCTCCTGGGCGTGTATTACAAGATAAAACCAGAATACTTGCAATATTACCTCAACCAGTTCTGTTATAAATTCAACAGGCGTTACTTCGGGGAAAACCAGTTTGACAGGCTGTTGATAGCCGCCGTATCGTGTGCGCCTGATTTCAAGTCAAGAATTTACAATAGGAACTATTGCGGATAA